In Metarhizium brunneum chromosome 3, complete sequence, a genomic segment contains:
- the ase1 gene encoding Anaphase spindle elongation protein 1, which produces MDTSYLAQQVNGSIAQLHGLFDEIGVPNHEREARESELFTALSEALNSQVRLVTTEKKDMIDEAKKIITTIRQMEASLDDSKPRRGEYQEDEEFKITYPLNRCVQGLREKHIQISRLHKERFEQVKTLVEALESYSSHLEPTFVQIALPPTGPNQSLPTTFDISNTYVEKLDAEFTRVYDEYMRRIASAQALSNQIIQLWAELGVPQAQQDGAIVKYYRDAPEQLGLHQEDLSRLHTKRDRLSDEKKNRERRLKDLRSAVEALWLKLGIVEGETKTFLNKNRGCGVRQINEFEDELARLNELKRQNLHLFVEDSRVKLQELWDSLYFSEDEMLEFTPAFSDVYSDALLEAHEREVARLEALREQRAPILAVVDKHKSLIKDRDDLAASSQDASRLMMRGQKGEKRDPGKLLREEKMRKRIAKELPKVSAEVRKMLERWEDEYGRPFLVFGERYLDELEPEETKRAGPASRSKTPAKAPPSTVKKSAGLTRVPSTKTVPPRSMTKTPTAAGRTATKKMQSPGKTNAISGRQSPSRIPARVPLSNLKTGGNSPERPSRPESRAETLRNGAPVRAPPPKMRDLKSVPELQTPKNPYRGTGIGSSIVRQVEPEDVYDDGAQPSRGVRSNSNLSNHTQPVYYEDAYDDRYDDRYDDRYDDRYDDRYDDRYATIRGPRSAYPQGAPSRQLSNNSHTSTAISGSENWETYDDNSEPEEDVSEDYYNKLRAARGKRYEPEQGHGPTSSQAKRLRGIPGTPYAAAPVMIDNDGNRIISGSEWTDEDVF; this is translated from the exons ATGGACACCAGTTACCTGGCCCAGCAGGTCAATGGCAGCATTGCGCAGTTGCATGGCCTGTTTGACGAGATTGGAGTCCCCAATCATGAGCGCGAGGCTCGGGAGTCAGAG CTTTTCACGGCTCTGTCAGAAGCACTCAATAGCCAAGTGCGCCTGGTCACGACGGAGAAAAAGGACATGATTGatgaggccaagaagattaTCACAACCATCCGACAAATGGAAGCGTCGCTGGACGATTCTAAGCCCCGGAGAGGAGAGTACCAGGAGGACGAAGAGTTCAAAATCACTTACCCTCTGAACCGCTGCGTGCAGGGCCTACGGGAGAAGCACATTCAGATAAGTCGTCTGCACAAGGAACGCTTCGAGCAGGTGAAAA CGCTCGTCGAAGCCCTCGAGTCGTACTCATCACATCTCGAGCCAACTTTTGTCCAGATCGCGCTTCCACCCACGGGACCAAACCAATCCCTCCCGACCACTTTTGACATATCCAACACGTACGTCGAGAAGCTGGATGCTGAGTTCACCCGGGTCTATGACGAATATATGCGCCGTATTGCTTCGGCACAGGCATTGTCCAACCAGATTATCCAACTTTGGGCGGAACTTGGCGTTCCTCAAGCTCAGCAAGACGGTGCGATTGTTAAGTACTACAGAGATGCGCCTGAGCAGCTTGGTCTCCACCAGGAAGATCTCAGCAGGCTTCACACGAAGCGAGATCGCCTGtcggacgagaagaagaaccgCGAGAGGAGACTAAAGGACCTCAGATCCGCTGTCGAGGCCTTGTGGCTGAAACTTGGCATCGTTGAAGGCGAAACTAAGACTTTCCTCAACAAAAACAGGGGATGCGGTGTCCGTCAAATCAATGAATTCGAAGACGAATTGGCGCGCCTGAACGAGCTAAAGAGACAAAACCTTCACCTCTTTGTTGAAGATTCTCGCGTCAAGCTCCAGGAACTGTGGGATTCGCTTTACTTTTCGGAAGACGAGATGCTTGAGTTCACTCCGGCCTTTTCCGACGTATATAGTGACGCCCTATTGGAGGCGCACGAGCGCGAGGTCGCACGACTAGAGGCACTCAGAGAGCAACGCGCGCCAATTTTGGCCGTGGTCGACAAGCACAAGAGCCTGATCAAGGACCGGGACGACCTCGCAGCATCGAGCCAAGATGCTTCTCGCCTCATGATGCGCGGCCAAAAGGGTGAGAAGCGAGACCCCGGAAAGCTTCTGAGAGAGGAAAAGATGCGCAAGCGGATAGCCAAGGAACTGCCCAAGGTGTCAGCCGAAGTCCGCAAGATGCTCGAAAGATGGGAGGACGAATATGGTCGGCCGTTTCTGGTATTCGGAGAGCGCTATCTTGACGAATTAGAACCAGAAGAAACGAAGAGGGCTGGCCCTGCTTCACGATCCAAAACTCCAGCAAAAGCACCTCCGTCGACGGTGAAAAAATCAGCAGGTCTCACAAGAGTCCCTAGCACAAAAACTGTACCGCCTCGCTCCATGACCAAGACtccgacggcggcgggccgAACTGCTACAAAGAAAATGCAATCGCCAGGCAAGACCAATGCGATATCCGGCAGACAAAGTCCGTCGAGGATTCCCGCTCGTGTTCCCCTGTCGAACTTGAAGACGGGCGGCAACTCTCCCGAGCGTCCATCACGACCAGAGTCGAGGGCAGAGACTCTTCGAAACGGAGCGCCAGTCCGTGCTCCGCCACCAAAGATGCGTGACTTGAAGTCGGTTCCCGAACTACAGACACCAAAGAATCCGTACAGGGGAACAGGCATTGGTTCGAGCATTGTGCGCCAAGTTGAGCCCGAGGATGTTTACGACGACGGCGCTCAACCTTCCCGGGGTGTGCGATCCAATTCTAACTTGTCCAACCACACACAGCCAGTATATTACGAGGATGCATATGACGACCGTTATGACGACCGTTATGATGACCGTTATGATGACCGTTATGACGATCGCTATGATGACCGCTACGCAACAATTCGCGGACCACGCTCTGCATACCCACAAGGAGCGCCTTCGAGGCAACTGTCAAACAATTCACACACATCGACTGCCATCTCCGGGTCTGAGAACTGGGAAACATACGATGATAACAGCgagccagaagaagacgtcTCAGAAGACTATTACAACAAGCTCCGAGCTGCGCGTGGCAAGAGGTATGAGCCCGAGCAGGGCCATGGACCTACAAGCAGCCAGGCCAAACGCCTACGAGGCATTCCTGGGACACCATACGCAGCAGCACCAGTCATGATTGATAACGATGGTAACCGGATCATTTCCGGCAGCGAATGGACTGATGAAGACGTGTTTTGA